The following proteins are encoded in a genomic region of Nicotiana sylvestris chromosome 4, ASM39365v2, whole genome shotgun sequence:
- the LOC104210560 gene encoding uncharacterized protein, which translates to MPSEDSKPVKKEEFDDEESIGSLLNNKKKPNNNAASKSQPPKSSKVKKEEKDDDFEEPISKKTPKNLKPKKEEESSSMSKKSSSKTDKKVVKKEEVEDKKKGTKNADSNVKKREKKVYDLPGQKRDPPEERDPIRIFYESLYQQVPNSELAAIWMMESGLLPKDLAKKVLEKKQKKAQQQKLGSSMKTVVTVKKNTESITVTKKTSSTPLSTQTKKTPDSGAKSKQQSKKRKKDDSSEDEDSDDDFVSSLKSAKKQRAA; encoded by the exons atgccTTCTGAAGACTCAAAGCCAGTGAAAAAAGAGGAATTTGATGATGAAGAAAGCATTGGTTCTCTCTTAAACAACAAAAAGAAACCTAACAACAATGCAGCTTCAAAATCTCAGCCTCCCAAAAGTTCTAAggtgaagaaagaagaaaaagatgatGACTTTGAAGAACCCATTTCCAAAAAGACCCCTAAAAACCTCAAgcccaaaaaagaagaagaatcctCATCCATGTCCAAGAAAAGCTCCAGTAAAACTGATAAA AAAGTTGTGAAGAAAGAGGAGGTGGAGGATAAGAAGAAAGGAACAAAAAATGCTGACAGTAAtgtgaagaaaagggaaaagaaagttTATGATTTGCCTGGTCAGAAAAGAGATCCTCCTGAGGAA AGAGACCCGATAAGGATTTTCTATGAATCCTTGTACCAGCAAGTGCCCAACAGTGAGCTAGCAGCTATCTG GATGATGGAGTCTGGTTTGCTCCCAAAAGACTTGGCAAAGAAAGTTTTGGAGAAGAAACAAAAGAAGGCTCAACAACAAAAGCTTGGTTCGTCTATGAAAACTGTTGTGACTGTGAAAAAGAACACAGAATCTATTACTGTTACGAAAAAGACATCGTCAACCCCTCTATCAACACAGACAAAGAAAACACCAGATTCTGGAGCTAAATCGAAGCAGCAGTCAAAGAAGCGGAAGAAGGATGATTCTTCTGAAGATGAAGACTCAGATGATGACTTTGTTTCCTCTCTGAAAAGTGCTAAAAAACAGAGAGCAGCttga